A stretch of the Chitinophagaceae bacterium genome encodes the following:
- a CDS encoding DnaJ domain-containing protein encodes MLPDYFAILGIPKDASEMEIKRAYRQKANEYHPAINRSSNSLDNFILVNEAYEILIHKNTHEIYLEDYQTTKDPLQYEVYYYWVNAARTRAAQHAALSAKEFFNTKFYRNTYLYSYPTLIVFMIIGAIMLITPFVTMVMAKQGVGIFFILAVIFIAWPVGLYFFVQSAIGFQSMKKYMH; translated from the coding sequence ATGCTTCCTGATTATTTTGCAATTCTGGGGATTCCAAAAGATGCCAGTGAGATGGAGATCAAGCGGGCATATCGTCAAAAAGCAAATGAATATCATCCGGCTATTAACCGTTCATCAAATTCACTTGATAATTTTATTCTGGTGAATGAGGCTTATGAAATACTGATACACAAGAATACACACGAGATCTACCTGGAAGATTATCAGACCACAAAAGATCCGCTTCAATATGAGGTATACTATTATTGGGTGAATGCAGCAAGAACAAGGGCTGCGCAGCATGCAGCATTATCTGCCAAAGAATTTTTCAACACAAAATTTTACAGGAATACTTATTTATACAGCTACCCTACTTTGATTGTGTTCATGATCATTGGTGCCATAATGCTCATCACTCCGTTTGTAACCATGGTGATGGCTAAACAAGGAGTAGGCATTTTTTTTATTCTCGCTGTCATTTTTATTGCCTGGCCTGTAGGATTGTATTTCTTTGTGCAGTCTGCTATTGGTTTCCAATCGATGAAGAAATACATGCATTGA
- a CDS encoding transketolase: MSGIKLLAGSSPGEGQLTFEEFKQQVINDYRLAMISREASLLGRKEVLRGKAKFGIFGDGKELAQIALSRVFKEGDIRSGYYRDQTLAFGTGMCTVRQFFAQLYADTNLENEPMSGGRQMNGHYITRMLDENGEFKNLSAMKISAADASPTASQMPRALGLALASKKFREMDTLKDFTQFSDKGNEVVFATIGDASTSEGHFWETLNAAGVLKVPLAISVWDDGYGISVPISFQTTKQSISDAISGFAADENGNGLDIYVVNGWDYVSLIETYEKGIAKVRETHIPALFHIKNLTQPQGHSTSGSHERYKDKERLEWEREFDCNKKMREWIIKYAILTAEECDAIEAEAKEFVSNERKAAWNEFNNPIKNSIETLCAMLENIAGTSQYAAEILAVSKALQSAIDPIKKDVLVAAKSVLRILSKEQHPMRDQLSQWKNEYEKAQRKLYSSHLHSQSSQAALLVKEIKPVYSTDAAAINGFEIMNHCFDAALAREPRLFAFGEDLGKIGDVNQGFSGLEAKYGIERVFDVGIREATIIGQGIGMAMRGLRPIAEIQYLDYLLYALQLMSDDLATLQWRTAGGQKAPVIIRTRGHRLEGVWHSGSPMGMILNSIRGIYLLVPRNMVQAACFYNTMLLSDDPALIIECLNGYRLKEKLPSNIGEMTLPLGVPEVLHAGTDVTLVTYGSSCRIAMEAVEKLNDVGISVELIDVQTLLPFDIHHAIVESVKKTNRVVFLDEDVPGGATAYMMQQVLEIQNGYRFLDSKPVTITATPNRPAYATDGDYFCKPNTEDVFEIVYGVMREAFPEDYPEID; this comes from the coding sequence ATGTCGGGAATCAAATTGTTAGCCGGCTCATCACCTGGCGAAGGTCAACTGACTTTTGAGGAATTTAAGCAGCAGGTAATTAATGATTATCGGTTAGCGATGATTAGCAGGGAAGCAAGTTTGCTGGGCCGCAAAGAAGTGTTACGCGGCAAAGCCAAGTTTGGCATCTTTGGCGATGGAAAGGAACTAGCCCAAATTGCCCTTTCAAGAGTTTTTAAAGAAGGAGATATCAGGTCAGGATACTATCGCGATCAGACACTTGCATTTGGAACAGGCATGTGCACCGTTCGACAGTTCTTTGCGCAACTATATGCCGATACAAACCTTGAAAATGAACCGATGTCAGGCGGACGCCAGATGAATGGCCATTACATTACCCGTATGCTGGATGAAAATGGTGAATTTAAAAATCTGTCGGCTATGAAAATTTCTGCCGCGGATGCGTCGCCTACAGCTTCTCAAATGCCACGAGCGCTTGGATTAGCGCTTGCTTCAAAAAAATTTCGTGAGATGGATACACTGAAAGACTTCACGCAATTTTCAGACAAGGGTAATGAAGTTGTGTTTGCTACTATTGGTGATGCCAGCACGTCAGAAGGTCATTTCTGGGAAACCTTGAATGCGGCAGGAGTTTTAAAAGTACCGCTTGCAATTTCGGTGTGGGACGATGGGTATGGAATTTCAGTTCCCATTAGCTTTCAAACTACGAAGCAAAGTATTTCCGATGCGATTTCAGGTTTTGCTGCGGATGAGAATGGAAACGGTCTCGATATTTATGTGGTAAATGGCTGGGACTATGTTTCGTTGATTGAAACTTATGAAAAGGGAATTGCTAAAGTTCGTGAAACTCATATTCCCGCCCTTTTTCATATAAAAAACCTTACACAGCCGCAGGGACATTCCACTTCGGGTTCCCATGAACGTTATAAAGACAAAGAACGGCTGGAGTGGGAACGTGAATTCGATTGCAATAAAAAAATGAGGGAGTGGATCATTAAATATGCAATCCTTACTGCAGAAGAATGTGATGCTATTGAAGCGGAAGCAAAAGAATTTGTAAGTAATGAGCGCAAGGCAGCCTGGAATGAATTCAACAATCCAATTAAGAATTCTATTGAAACACTTTGTGCAATGCTGGAAAATATCGCCGGTACTTCTCAATATGCGGCAGAAATATTAGCAGTCAGTAAAGCGCTGCAATCAGCAATTGACCCGATTAAAAAAGATGTTTTGGTTGCAGCAAAAAGCGTGTTGCGCATTTTAAGTAAAGAGCAGCATCCGATGCGCGATCAATTGTCGCAGTGGAAAAATGAATATGAAAAGGCACAACGTAAATTGTATTCTTCCCATTTGCATAGCCAGTCATCACAGGCTGCCTTACTGGTGAAAGAAATAAAACCGGTTTATTCGACGGATGCTGCAGCTATTAATGGTTTCGAAATTATGAACCACTGTTTCGATGCGGCCCTTGCAAGGGAACCCCGACTCTTTGCGTTTGGTGAAGACCTTGGGAAGATTGGAGATGTGAACCAGGGTTTTTCCGGTCTGGAAGCAAAATATGGAATAGAAAGAGTTTTTGATGTTGGAATACGTGAAGCCACGATCATTGGTCAAGGTATTGGAATGGCTATGCGCGGACTTCGTCCGATTGCAGAAATTCAATACCTCGATTATCTCCTCTATGCTTTACAACTGATGAGTGATGACCTTGCGACCTTGCAATGGAGAACAGCAGGTGGACAAAAAGCGCCTGTTATTATCCGCACCAGGGGCCACCGGCTTGAAGGAGTCTGGCATTCCGGCTCACCGATGGGAATGATCCTGAATTCCATCCGTGGTATTTACCTGCTCGTGCCGCGCAATATGGTACAGGCGGCCTGCTTCTACAATACCATGTTGTTGTCTGATGATCCTGCATTGATCATCGAATGTCTGAATGGTTACCGGTTGAAAGAAAAACTTCCGTCCAATATTGGAGAAATGACATTACCGTTAGGTGTTCCTGAAGTACTACATGCCGGAACCGATGTTACTTTAGTCACGTATGGATCTTCTTGTCGCATTGCAATGGAAGCTGTTGAAAAATTAAACGACGTTGGTATTTCGGTTGAATTGATTGATGTACAGACGTTGCTTCCATTTGATATTCATCATGCAATAGTTGAATCCGTAAAGAAGACAAACCGTGTTGTATTTCTGGATGAGGATGTTCCGGGCGGAGCAACTGCTTACATGATGCAGCAAGTGCTGGAAATTCAGAATGGCTACAGGTTTCTTGATTCAAAACCGGTAACTATTACCGCAACGCCCAATCGTCCTGCTTATGCTACCGACGGTGACTACTTCTGTAAACCCAACACTGAAGATGTTTTTGAGATTGTATATGGTGTGATGCGGGAAGCATTTCCGGAAGATTATCCTGAGATTGATTGA
- a CDS encoding tetratricopeptide repeat protein, with protein MDKKLLFFENRYFQLIIISLIALLLYGNTLYNQYALDDGMVILENKFVTQGISGIPDIITHDSFYGAIGNSKNLSGGRYRPLSLIAFAIENTLFGNNAFVHHFFNLLFYVCTCIVLLLFLRKFIFKQYPAAAFIAALLFTVHPIHTEAVANIKSRDEVMSLFFLLLTLYYLLEFITVSKKQIHIFLSVVFFALALLSKENGIIFIGIIPVTLYFFSLKRVSEITLQSIPYWGVAALYFLLRSSVLVVNHKEITEVMDNPYVLASLADKYATMLYVLLRYVQLLFWPHPLSYDYSYKQIPYQDFSSIGVWFAVLLHLLMIVIIIYGLRKKDLLSWCLLFYLSGMFIISNLLINIGAPMAERFLFQATVPFSILLTEIGRRLWLRWKTAETVKMLSVALLLIPVTIVSSYATINRNTDWQSNETLFLHDVKVASGSARANTYAGVAMIKLSDGAKNDTLKRSYAEQALAYFKIADSIKKDYITTLLNMGVVYSRLDSVDAAEEVWSRARNVDPGNSNFLLYDKYLAESYYQRGMEEARNKNLSNCISYLDKAVLYDPKNADAWYNLGGACFTLGQFGKAKECWQKTLQINPNHQDAANGLKALSMILK; from the coding sequence GTGGATAAAAAACTGCTTTTTTTTGAGAATCGTTACTTTCAGTTAATCATCATTTCGCTGATAGCGTTGTTGCTGTATGGCAACACTTTATATAACCAGTATGCTTTGGATGATGGCATGGTGATTCTTGAAAATAAATTCGTAACGCAGGGCATCAGCGGTATTCCGGATATCATAACACACGATAGTTTTTACGGAGCCATCGGCAACAGTAAAAATCTGAGTGGCGGCAGATACCGGCCGCTTTCCTTAATTGCCTTTGCTATTGAAAATACGCTCTTTGGCAACAATGCATTTGTGCATCATTTTTTTAACCTGCTTTTTTATGTATGCACCTGCATTGTACTGTTATTGTTCTTACGTAAATTTATTTTTAAGCAATATCCTGCTGCAGCATTCATTGCAGCACTTTTGTTCACGGTTCATCCCATTCATACTGAAGCCGTTGCCAACATAAAAAGCAGGGATGAAGTGATGTCGCTGTTTTTTCTCTTGCTTACGTTGTATTATCTTCTGGAATTTATAACGGTTTCAAAAAAGCAAATTCATATTTTTCTTTCCGTAGTTTTTTTCGCGCTGGCCTTATTGTCGAAAGAAAATGGAATCATTTTCATTGGAATTATTCCGGTTACACTTTATTTTTTCTCACTAAAAAGGGTAAGTGAAATCACATTGCAAAGTATTCCATATTGGGGAGTTGCCGCTCTCTACTTTCTGCTTCGGAGTTCAGTGCTGGTAGTTAATCATAAAGAAATAACGGAAGTAATGGACAACCCTTACGTGCTTGCATCTCTTGCTGATAAGTATGCAACCATGTTGTACGTTTTGTTGCGTTATGTTCAATTGTTATTCTGGCCGCATCCACTCTCGTATGATTATTCCTATAAGCAGATTCCTTATCAGGATTTTTCATCGATAGGTGTTTGGTTTGCCGTTCTGTTGCATCTGTTGATGATTGTAATAATTATTTACGGACTGAGAAAGAAAGACCTCCTGAGTTGGTGCCTGCTTTTTTACTTATCAGGAATGTTCATCATCTCGAACCTGCTCATCAATATCGGAGCGCCAATGGCTGAACGGTTTTTATTTCAGGCCACTGTGCCTTTCAGCATTCTCCTGACAGAAATTGGCAGACGATTGTGGCTCCGATGGAAAACCGCTGAGACAGTCAAAATGCTCTCCGTTGCTTTGCTGCTGATTCCTGTCACGATCGTAAGTTCCTATGCAACAATCAATCGCAACACCGACTGGCAATCCAATGAAACATTATTTCTTCACGATGTGAAAGTTGCTTCCGGAAGCGCGCGTGCCAATACTTATGCAGGAGTGGCAATGATAAAACTCAGTGATGGGGCAAAAAATGATACCTTGAAAAGATCGTATGCTGAACAAGCATTGGCTTACTTTAAAATAGCTGATTCCATAAAAAAGGATTACATCACTACGTTGCTTAACATGGGTGTTGTTTACAGCAGGCTCGACAGTGTGGATGCTGCTGAAGAAGTCTGGAGTCGCGCCCGTAATGTAGACCCGGGTAACAGCAATTTTTTACTGTATGATAAATATCTTGCAGAAAGCTATTATCAGCGCGGCATGGAAGAAGCAAGAAATAAAAATTTATCCAATTGCATCAGTTACCTTGACAAAGCAGTTCTATATGACCCCAAAAATGCGGACGCGTGGTACAATTTAGGTGGTGCCTGTTTCACCTTAGGTCAATTCGGCAAAGCGAAAGAATGCTGGCAAAAAACCCTGCAAATAAATCCCAATCATCAAGATGCCGCTAATGGTTTGAAAGCTTTGAGTATGATCCTCAAATAA
- a CDS encoding isoaspartyl peptidase/L-asparaginase, with product MSKKFGIAIHGGAGTILEKEMTHEKEAIYRNGLKDALEAGYRVLESEGSALDAVEAAVNYLEDFPYFNAGKGAVFNHEGSHEMDASIMNGLDLKAGAVCAVSRIKNPVSLAKEIMLFSEHVFLCGTGAEEFAAERKIPFEEASYFYNQERYEQLQRAIADNVIKLDHGSEKKFGTVGAVALDMNSNLAAATSTGGLTNKRFGRVGDSPMIGAGTYANNKTCAVSCTGHGEFFIRSVVAYDISALMEYKDMLLKEACDYVVNKKLVELGAEGGLISIDRFGNIEMPFNSDGMYRACRRNGDAPFIAIYK from the coding sequence ATGTCAAAAAAATTCGGAATAGCAATACATGGTGGCGCAGGTACCATTCTTGAAAAGGAAATGACCCATGAGAAAGAAGCAATTTATAGAAATGGTTTGAAGGATGCACTGGAGGCAGGCTACCGCGTTCTTGAAAGCGAAGGGTCGGCACTCGATGCTGTAGAAGCTGCCGTGAATTACCTGGAAGATTTCCCCTATTTCAATGCCGGTAAAGGTGCAGTGTTCAATCATGAAGGATCGCATGAGATGGATGCTTCTATTATGAACGGGTTGGATCTTAAAGCAGGTGCTGTATGTGCAGTGAGCAGGATTAAGAATCCGGTATCATTGGCGAAAGAGATCATGCTCTTTTCCGAGCATGTTTTTTTATGTGGAACGGGCGCCGAAGAATTTGCAGCGGAAAGGAAAATACCTTTTGAGGAAGCATCCTATTTCTATAATCAGGAAAGGTATGAGCAATTGCAGCGTGCAATAGCTGACAACGTAATAAAGCTTGATCATGGAAGTGAAAAAAAATTCGGCACAGTAGGAGCAGTGGCATTGGACATGAACAGTAATCTTGCTGCTGCAACTTCCACTGGCGGATTAACAAATAAAAGATTTGGCAGGGTGGGAGATAGTCCGATGATTGGTGCCGGTACGTATGCCAATAACAAAACGTGCGCTGTTTCCTGCACAGGTCATGGTGAATTTTTTATTCGTTCGGTGGTGGCATATGATATTTCCGCGCTCATGGAGTATAAGGACATGCTCCTTAAAGAAGCCTGTGACTATGTGGTAAACAAGAAGCTGGTAGAATTAGGAGCGGAAGGCGGCCTCATCAGCATCGATCGTTTTGGCAACATTGAAATGCCGTTTAATTCCGACGGAATGTACCGCGCATGTCGCAGAAACGGAGATGCACCGTTCATCGCAATTTACAAGTAG
- a CDS encoding DUF1573 domain-containing protein, with protein sequence MKAHPTVKATQTSAVDSAIAANPNAPVFKFKEESWDFGQIPQGTPVTHVFTFDNSGKEPLIVSQSTASCGCTTPEWTKEPVLSGKSGTVKVTFNAAKEGAFNKTITVLSNTASPKYLTIKGTVLPKPPAPATTPSNEQK encoded by the coding sequence ATGAAAGCGCACCCTACCGTGAAAGCAACGCAAACTTCGGCGGTAGATTCTGCTATAGCAGCAAATCCCAATGCCCCTGTATTTAAATTCAAAGAAGAATCATGGGATTTCGGTCAGATTCCGCAAGGCACACCGGTAACACATGTTTTTACATTTGATAACAGTGGTAAAGAACCATTGATAGTTAGCCAGTCCACAGCATCCTGCGGTTGCACCACTCCTGAATGGACCAAGGAACCTGTGCTTTCCGGAAAGTCGGGAACGGTAAAAGTGACTTTCAACGCCGCTAAAGAAGGAGCTTTCAACAAAACAATAACTGTGTTGTCTAACACTGCAAGTCCGAAATACTTAACAATAAAAGGAACGGTTTTACCAAAACCACCTGCACCGGCTACAACACCTTCAAACGAACAAAAATAA
- a CDS encoding DUF1573 domain-containing protein, with translation MKKVIFSFALFSVFALHGFAQNAAPNATPVANPNAGDFTFTEETHDFGKIPKGTPVNYEFAFSNNGKEPIVISNVQASCGCTTPKWPKEPILPGKTSVINVQYNAANPGGFNKSITITSNAKTPTKVLYIKGTVETQTEQTTPEKQPNMLTTPNN, from the coding sequence ATGAAAAAAGTAATTTTCTCTTTCGCTTTGTTTTCTGTTTTTGCGTTGCACGGTTTTGCACAAAATGCAGCTCCTAATGCAACACCGGTTGCTAATCCGAATGCAGGTGATTTTACATTCACTGAAGAAACGCACGATTTCGGAAAGATTCCTAAAGGAACTCCGGTAAACTATGAATTTGCGTTTTCAAACAATGGAAAAGAGCCAATCGTAATCAGTAATGTGCAGGCTTCCTGCGGTTGTACGACTCCGAAATGGCCTAAAGAACCCATTCTTCCAGGTAAAACTTCTGTGATCAATGTTCAGTACAATGCAGCTAATCCGGGTGGATTTAACAAGTCTATCACGATCACTTCCAATGCAAAGACACCCACCAAAGTGCTTTACATTAAAGGAACTGTTGAGACACAAACTGAGCAAACAACTCCTGAAAAACAGCCGAATATGCTGACCACACCGAATAATTAA
- the gcvP gene encoding aminomethyl-transferring glycine dehydrogenase, whose translation MGYIIPKGFASRHIGVNDTDIKEMLEVIGADSLDELIAEVVPENINNKKALNIGSAVSEQEYLESIRAIAKKNKLFRTYIGMGYYNTFTPPAILRNLFENPGWYTQYTPYQAEIAQGRLESLLNFQTMVIDLTGMEVANASLLDESTAAAEAMIMLFHDREKNEEHKNIFFVSEKVFPQTIDLLKTRSAPLGIKLLVGDHETISWDQPFYGAIVQYPDGDGEATDYSAFIHEAHQSGVRVVMAADLLALTLMKSPGELGADVAVGSAQRFGVPLGYGGPHAAYFATRDAYKRQMPGRIIGVSIDADGNQAFRMALQTREQHIKREKATSNICTAQALLANMAAMYAVYHGPEGLKEIALTIHNHTVSLAQRLGQLGVIQENSFYFDTLKLDTDTIPVNEIKRLAEKAGINFRYFDAGEIGISLDETVGTKEVDAIVSVFSKAAGKEQPMEITEELNLRTNPDLVRESTYLTHPVFNRHHSESQLMRYMKSLENKDLSLNTSMISLGSCTMKLNAASEMIPVSFPEFSQLHPFVPLNQASGYQQIIKELEKDLCRITGFPACSLQPNSGAQGEYAGLMVIMAYHHHRGDRHRNVALIPSSAHGTNPASAVMAGMKVVVVKCDEEGNVEVNDLKAKAIEHKNELAALLITYPSTHGVFEERIKEICNIIHKNGGLVYMDGANMNAQVGLTSPAAIGADVNHINLHKTFSIPHGGGGPGMGPICVAKHLAPYLPSHPVVRVGGEKGITAVSAAPWGSASILLISYGYIKMLGSEGCTLATKIAIFNANYIKSRLEKQYAILYKGSKGRCAHEMIVDMREFKKHGIEVEDIAKRLIDYGFHAPTVSFPVPGTMMIEPTESEDRAELDRFCNALLSIREEIQEIIDGEVDKVDNVLKNAPHTIREVTADDWNHAYSRTKAAYPLAYLVQHKFWATVARINNTYGDRNLVCTCPPIEAYSEEVATGI comes from the coding sequence ATGGGTTACATCATTCCAAAAGGATTTGCTTCACGCCACATTGGAGTAAACGACACGGATATTAAAGAAATGCTAGAGGTAATCGGCGCGGATTCACTCGATGAGCTGATTGCTGAAGTTGTTCCAGAGAATATAAATAATAAAAAGGCCCTGAATATCGGATCCGCGGTTTCTGAACAGGAATATCTTGAGTCAATCCGCGCAATCGCGAAAAAAAATAAACTGTTCCGGACTTATATTGGTATGGGTTACTACAATACGTTCACGCCTCCGGCCATACTTCGTAATCTTTTTGAAAATCCGGGTTGGTACACCCAGTATACACCTTACCAGGCGGAAATTGCCCAGGGCCGGTTAGAATCATTGCTTAACTTTCAAACAATGGTAATTGATCTTACGGGAATGGAAGTTGCCAATGCATCTTTGCTGGATGAGAGTACTGCAGCAGCAGAGGCCATGATCATGCTCTTTCATGACCGGGAGAAAAATGAGGAGCATAAAAACATTTTTTTTGTATCTGAAAAAGTATTTCCACAAACAATCGACCTATTAAAAACGCGCTCAGCTCCACTTGGAATAAAATTGCTGGTGGGTGATCATGAAACCATTTCATGGGATCAGCCCTTCTACGGCGCAATCGTTCAGTATCCTGATGGAGATGGTGAGGCAACAGATTATTCAGCATTCATTCATGAAGCGCATCAGTCCGGTGTAAGAGTGGTGATGGCGGCCGACTTGCTGGCTTTGACTTTGATGAAATCGCCCGGCGAATTAGGTGCTGATGTAGCAGTTGGTTCTGCACAGCGCTTTGGTGTGCCACTTGGTTATGGCGGCCCGCATGCTGCATATTTTGCTACCAGGGATGCCTATAAACGTCAAATGCCTGGTCGCATCATCGGAGTTTCGATTGATGCTGATGGCAATCAGGCTTTCAGAATGGCGCTTCAAACGCGTGAGCAACATATCAAACGGGAAAAGGCAACTTCCAATATTTGCACTGCTCAGGCGCTGCTGGCTAACATGGCTGCTATGTATGCTGTATATCATGGCCCTGAAGGATTAAAGGAAATTGCATTGACGATACATAATCATACTGTATCGCTTGCGCAGCGACTTGGACAATTAGGAGTCATCCAGGAAAACAGTTTTTATTTCGATACGCTGAAACTTGATACTGATACAATACCGGTAAATGAAATAAAGAGACTAGCTGAAAAAGCAGGTATCAATTTCAGGTATTTTGACGCAGGTGAAATAGGAATTTCACTCGATGAAACCGTTGGTACAAAAGAGGTGGATGCTATTGTAAGCGTTTTTTCAAAGGCAGCAGGAAAGGAGCAGCCTATGGAAATTACTGAGGAATTAAATCTGAGAACCAACCCTGATTTGGTGCGCGAATCTACCTATCTGACGCATCCTGTTTTCAACAGGCATCATTCAGAAAGTCAGTTGATGAGGTACATGAAGTCATTGGAAAACAAAGACTTATCTTTAAATACCTCAATGATTTCATTGGGTTCATGTACAATGAAGCTGAATGCTGCCAGCGAGATGATTCCGGTTAGCTTTCCTGAATTTTCTCAGTTGCACCCGTTCGTTCCACTCAACCAGGCCAGCGGCTATCAACAGATCATTAAAGAACTTGAAAAGGATCTTTGCAGGATAACAGGTTTTCCCGCCTGTTCACTCCAACCCAATTCCGGTGCTCAGGGAGAGTATGCAGGTTTAATGGTAATCATGGCCTATCATCATCACAGAGGAGACCGCCATCGAAATGTAGCATTGATTCCCTCTTCTGCTCATGGAACCAATCCTGCAAGCGCTGTAATGGCAGGTATGAAAGTAGTGGTGGTGAAGTGTGATGAAGAAGGCAATGTGGAGGTGAATGATTTAAAAGCCAAAGCGATCGAGCACAAAAATGAGCTTGCAGCTTTGCTGATTACCTATCCATCAACACATGGAGTTTTTGAAGAACGGATTAAGGAAATCTGCAATATTATTCATAAGAATGGTGGTCTGGTTTACATGGACGGAGCCAATATGAATGCACAGGTTGGTTTAACAAGTCCGGCTGCAATTGGTGCAGATGTGAATCATATAAACCTGCACAAAACTTTCAGTATTCCACATGGTGGAGGCGGACCAGGCATGGGACCTATTTGCGTGGCCAAACATCTTGCTCCATACTTACCGTCACATCCGGTGGTGCGGGTGGGTGGTGAAAAGGGCATCACTGCAGTTTCAGCCGCTCCCTGGGGAAGCGCGAGCATTTTGCTTATTTCATATGGTTACATCAAAATGTTGGGAAGCGAAGGTTGTACACTTGCTACTAAAATTGCAATCTTCAATGCAAACTACATTAAGTCGCGGCTTGAAAAACAATATGCGATACTTTATAAAGGTAGTAAGGGAAGATGCGCACATGAGATGATTGTTGATATGCGCGAATTTAAGAAACATGGTATTGAAGTAGAAGACATTGCAAAGCGCTTGATAGATTATGGATTTCATGCGCCAACCGTTTCATTTCCGGTGCCGGGAACCATGATGATTGAACCAACTGAAAGTGAAGACAGGGCAGAACTTGACAGGTTCTGTAATGCATTGCTTTCCATTCGGGAAGAGATTCAGGAAATAATTGATGGCGAGGTTGATAAAGTTGACAACGTTTTAAAGAATGCGCCTCATACCATTCGGGAAGTAACGGCTGATGATTGGAATCATGCTTATTCAAGAACCAAAGCAGCTTATCCGCTTGCTTACCTGGTTCAGCACAAATTTTGGGCAACTGTGGCCAGGATCAACAATACTTATGGTGACCGTAATTTGGTTTGTACATGCCCGCCGATCGAAGCGTATTCTGAAGAAGTTGCAACGGGAATATAA